One genomic segment of Chitinophaga parva includes these proteins:
- a CDS encoding RagB/SusD family nutrient uptake outer membrane protein — protein MKHIIPSIGKLGLLGGALLLATGCSKFLDEQDKSHYTQDNYFQTADQAEASINTLYANLRFVSDGSGTYGESPFMMLEFPTGLCNTEVGQSQYNNDLRNLTADAENAYFYNWWRNSYKAIANANLSIARIPAVKMDAARQKELLGEAYFNRAFHYYNLVRMFGKVPLITTPTTDGTSDSIYVKRNTEEEVYNQIVSDLQQAEQAGLPNTDPAGRASLGATKSLLSSVYLTMAGFPLQKGQAYYQKAADKAREVIDAKWYSLFPEYKSLHDRLVKNTGEQIFQNQYLLGVFNNTLTAWFLPRSQHVSGFSDEYGSIYPVDEFYASFEKNDKRTQEYQFFYSKYSKIVNGVRSKDSLPLGHNYIYKYFDESAVLGTPQSDINWTFLRYAEVLLIFAEAQNAAGGPNAAVFAAVDAVRSRAQLPTLEAQGITSQDAVQQAIWKERYHELCFENKTWFDMVRTRKVYNLTTGGFDNFAGHRFTYNGGNSVLSEKYYYFGVPQREKDNNKNLDQNTGWERK, from the coding sequence ATGAAACATATTATTCCTTCCATTGGTAAACTGGGCCTCCTGGGCGGCGCACTGCTGCTGGCTACCGGCTGCTCCAAGTTCCTGGACGAACAGGATAAATCACACTACACACAGGATAACTATTTCCAGACCGCAGACCAGGCAGAGGCTTCCATCAATACCCTCTACGCTAACCTGCGTTTTGTCAGCGATGGTTCCGGCACCTACGGCGAAAGCCCTTTCATGATGCTGGAATTTCCCACGGGCCTGTGCAACACGGAAGTGGGCCAGAGCCAGTACAACAATGACCTGCGCAATCTCACTGCGGATGCAGAGAACGCGTATTTCTACAACTGGTGGAGAAACAGCTATAAGGCCATTGCCAATGCGAACCTGTCCATTGCCCGCATTCCCGCGGTGAAAATGGACGCGGCGCGCCAGAAAGAATTGCTGGGGGAAGCGTACTTCAACCGTGCATTTCATTACTACAACCTGGTGCGCATGTTCGGTAAAGTGCCATTGATCACCACCCCCACTACGGATGGAACTTCCGATTCCATCTACGTGAAGCGTAACACGGAAGAAGAAGTGTACAACCAGATCGTGAGCGACCTGCAACAGGCGGAGCAGGCGGGCCTGCCCAACACAGACCCGGCCGGCCGTGCATCCCTGGGCGCTACCAAAAGCCTGCTCTCCAGCGTATACCTGACCATGGCAGGCTTCCCCTTGCAGAAAGGCCAGGCTTACTACCAGAAAGCTGCAGACAAGGCCAGGGAAGTGATCGATGCCAAATGGTACAGCCTCTTCCCTGAATACAAATCACTGCATGACCGCCTGGTAAAGAACACCGGTGAGCAGATCTTCCAGAACCAGTACCTGCTGGGTGTTTTCAACAACACCCTCACGGCATGGTTCCTGCCCCGCAGCCAGCACGTGTCCGGCTTTTCTGATGAATATGGTTCCATCTATCCTGTGGATGAATTTTACGCTTCTTTTGAAAAGAACGATAAACGCACCCAGGAATACCAGTTCTTCTATTCCAAATATTCCAAGATCGTGAATGGGGTGCGTAGCAAGGATTCCCTGCCGCTGGGCCATAACTACATTTACAAATACTTTGATGAAAGCGCCGTATTGGGCACACCGCAGAGTGACATCAACTGGACCTTCCTGCGCTATGCAGAAGTGCTGCTGATCTTTGCAGAAGCACAGAATGCCGCCGGTGGCCCCAATGCAGCGGTATTTGCCGCCGTGGATGCCGTACGGTCCCGCGCCCAGCTGCCCACCCTGGAAGCCCAGGGCATTACCAGCCAGGATGCCGTACAGCAGGCCATTTGGAAAGAACGTTACCATGAGCTGTGCTTTGAGAATAAGACCTGGTTTGACATGGTGCGCACCCGCAAGGTGTACAACCTCACCACCGGTGGCTTTGACAACTTTGCAGGCCACAGGTTCACGTACAACGGTGGCAACTCCGTGCTCTCTGAGAAGTACTACTACTTCGGGGTGCCGCAGCGCGAGAAAGACAACAACAAGAACCTGGACCAGAACACTGGCTGGGAAAGGAAATAA
- a CDS encoding basic secretory family protein encodes MNQRLKKMAMAGAMTLCLAPSLLHAQDERTPADKFYQRDTTVKNGFTLIVINKAENFDLHEKQRLVDAFFKVYPEEVAHYNRKSLKKIFFVIDPAYHGVAETGGGVARYNPEWLTKNPEDIDVVTHEMMHVVQAYPDGSGPGWLTEGIADYVRAQYGINNEAARWSLPAFKATQSYENSYRVTARFLQWLVKNKNPKMVDKLDKAMREKTYTDGIWKQLAGADLDSLWKEYAANPVV; translated from the coding sequence ATGAACCAACGCTTAAAAAAAATGGCCATGGCCGGTGCAATGACGCTCTGCCTGGCCCCTTCCCTGCTCCATGCACAGGACGAACGGACACCTGCCGACAAGTTTTACCAACGGGACACCACGGTAAAGAACGGCTTTACGCTGATCGTGATCAACAAGGCCGAAAACTTTGACCTGCACGAAAAACAACGCCTGGTAGATGCCTTCTTCAAAGTGTACCCCGAAGAAGTGGCCCACTACAACAGGAAGAGCCTGAAAAAGATCTTCTTCGTGATTGACCCGGCCTACCACGGCGTGGCCGAAACCGGCGGCGGCGTGGCCCGCTACAATCCCGAGTGGCTCACCAAGAACCCGGAAGACATTGACGTGGTGACCCACGAAATGATGCACGTAGTGCAGGCCTACCCGGATGGCAGCGGCCCCGGATGGCTCACAGAAGGCATTGCAGACTATGTGCGGGCACAATACGGCATCAACAACGAGGCCGCCCGCTGGTCACTACCGGCATTCAAAGCCACGCAGTCTTATGAGAACAGCTACCGCGTTACCGCCCGCTTCCTCCAATGGCTGGTGAAAAACAAGAACCCGAAAATGGTGGACAAACTGGATAAAGCCATGCGGGAAAAAACCTACACGGATGGTATCTGGAAACAACTGGCCGGCGCCGACCTGGACAGCCTCTGGAAAGAATATGCCGCTAACCCGGTAGTATAA
- a CDS encoding GH92 family glycosyl hydrolase, translating to MRKTAFLLYCCLPLGLMAQQKGESLVPYVKPIIGTQKMGHTFPGATVPFGSVQLSPDTDTIPYEMNGHYNGDVYKYCAGYQYDDKTIVGFSHTHFSGTGHSDLGDFLIMPTTGALQLNPGTADNPASGFRSAYSHASEVAEADYYKVKLDDNNITAELTATTRVGFHQYTFPKADDAHIILDLMSGIYNYPDKNVWTVVRVVNDTLVTGYRQTNGWARTRTVYFAMTFSKPFKSYGSANYSKREVYHGFWGKFDQRNNFPDMAGTQLRAHFDFATNDGEKIKIKFALSPVSQEGALNNLRTETPGWDFDQVKAEGQALWEKELRKITIASNSVEEKQNFYTAMYHAFINPTVYMDVDGRYKGLDQEIHKADGFTNYTTFSLWDTYRALHPFFNLIQPKRNADMVQSMLAHYDQSVLHMLPVWSHYANDNWCMSGYHAVAVLADAVVKGNTPFDANRALDAAIATSNHRNYEGIGDYIDHGYIAAERNGVSVSTTLEYAYDDWAIAQMAKKLGRNDVYETYMKRSRNYKNVWDASIGYMRPRMADGSFRKDFDLLKTDGQGFIEGNTWNFSLYVPHDPAGLIEMMGGKKRFTQHLDSLFTMHLPDKFFEETEDITRDGIIGNYVHGNEPSHHVAYLYNWAGYPWKTQERIRMILKKMYAPRPDGLGGNDDCGQMSAWYIFSTLGFYPVAPGSDQYSLGSPAVDGAVLTLENGNTFTVEVKNQSDKNVYVQKVLLNGKPLDRLYITHEEIMQGGTITFVMSSKHA from the coding sequence ATGCGTAAAACTGCTTTCCTGTTGTACTGTTGCCTGCCACTCGGCCTTATGGCCCAGCAAAAAGGTGAGTCACTGGTACCTTATGTGAAACCCATTATCGGCACCCAGAAAATGGGCCACACCTTCCCCGGCGCCACCGTTCCCTTTGGCAGTGTACAACTCAGCCCGGACACAGACACCATCCCGTATGAAATGAACGGGCATTACAACGGGGATGTATATAAGTACTGCGCCGGCTACCAATACGATGACAAGACCATCGTAGGTTTCAGTCACACACACTTCAGCGGCACCGGCCACAGTGACCTGGGCGACTTCCTCATTATGCCCACCACCGGCGCGTTGCAGCTGAACCCCGGCACGGCAGACAATCCCGCCAGCGGCTTCCGCTCTGCTTACTCCCACGCCAGTGAAGTAGCAGAAGCAGATTACTACAAAGTAAAACTGGACGATAACAATATCACCGCAGAACTGACCGCCACTACCCGCGTGGGCTTCCACCAGTACACCTTTCCCAAGGCAGATGATGCCCACATTATCCTGGACCTGATGAGCGGCATTTATAACTACCCGGACAAGAACGTATGGACGGTGGTGCGCGTGGTGAATGATACACTGGTAACCGGCTACCGCCAGACCAATGGCTGGGCGCGTACCCGCACCGTGTACTTTGCCATGACCTTTTCCAAACCGTTCAAATCCTACGGCAGCGCCAATTACTCCAAGCGCGAAGTGTACCATGGTTTCTGGGGCAAATTTGACCAGCGCAATAACTTCCCCGACATGGCCGGCACCCAGCTGCGTGCCCACTTTGACTTTGCCACCAATGATGGGGAAAAGATCAAAATAAAATTTGCCCTCTCCCCCGTAAGCCAGGAAGGCGCGCTGAACAACCTGCGCACCGAGACCCCGGGCTGGGACTTTGACCAGGTGAAGGCCGAAGGCCAGGCCCTGTGGGAAAAGGAACTGCGCAAGATCACCATTGCCAGCAACAGCGTGGAAGAAAAACAAAACTTCTACACCGCCATGTACCACGCCTTCATCAACCCTACTGTGTACATGGATGTGGATGGCCGCTACAAAGGCCTGGACCAGGAGATCCATAAAGCAGACGGCTTTACCAACTATACCACTTTCTCCCTGTGGGATACCTACCGCGCCCTGCACCCGTTCTTCAACCTCATTCAGCCCAAACGCAATGCTGATATGGTACAGAGCATGCTGGCCCACTATGACCAGAGCGTACTGCACATGCTGCCGGTATGGAGCCATTATGCCAATGACAACTGGTGCATGAGCGGTTACCACGCCGTGGCCGTACTGGCCGATGCCGTAGTGAAAGGCAACACCCCGTTTGATGCCAACCGTGCCCTGGATGCCGCCATTGCCACCAGCAACCACCGTAACTATGAAGGCATTGGGGATTACATAGACCACGGCTACATTGCCGCAGAACGCAATGGTGTGTCTGTATCCACCACGCTGGAATATGCATATGATGACTGGGCCATTGCTCAAATGGCCAAAAAACTGGGCCGCAATGATGTGTATGAAACCTACATGAAGCGCTCCCGGAATTATAAAAATGTATGGGACGCCAGCATTGGTTACATGCGCCCCCGCATGGCAGATGGCTCTTTCCGCAAGGACTTTGACCTGCTGAAAACAGACGGCCAGGGCTTCATTGAAGGCAACACCTGGAACTTCAGCCTCTACGTACCGCACGATCCTGCTGGCCTCATTGAGATGATGGGCGGTAAGAAACGCTTCACCCAGCACCTGGATTCTTTGTTCACCATGCACCTGCCGGATAAGTTCTTTGAAGAAACAGAGGACATTACCCGCGATGGCATCATTGGCAACTACGTGCATGGCAACGAGCCCTCCCATCACGTGGCCTACCTGTATAACTGGGCCGGATACCCGTGGAAAACGCAGGAGCGCATCCGCATGATCTTAAAGAAAATGTATGCGCCCCGCCCCGATGGCCTGGGTGGCAACGATGACTGCGGGCAAATGAGCGCATGGTATATTTTCAGCACCCTGGGCTTCTACCCGGTAGCTCCCGGCAGCGACCAGTATTCCCTGGGCAGCCCTGCCGTGGACGGCGCGGTGCTCACCCTGGAAAACGGTAACACCTTTACCGTGGAAGTAAAAAACCAAAGCGACAAGAATGTGTACGTGCAGAAAGTACTGCTGAACGGCAAGCCGCTGGACCGCCTTTACATTACGCATGAGGAGATCATGCAGGGCGGTACGATCACGTTTGTAATGAGCAGCAAACACGCCTAA
- a CDS encoding CvfB family protein → MIQVGRFNRLSVKKTADFGLYLDGFGEVEILLPKRFVPEGLKVGDPVDVFIYHDSENRLIATTQKPYGVVGDIVRLKAVAATKQGAFLDWGLMKDLFVPLSQQVSKMVAGGEYLVRIYIDEQTGRVAATEKLFPALSNDNLTVQEKDEVDLQVYRRSELGYVVIINNVHSGLLHYSDVFRELEPGDKLKGFIKAIKEGNKIDVGVGKAGYAKVEDESSHIMALLDEHNGYLPYNDKSDPEAIRDFFGMSKKTFKMTTGALYKQQKIEFTQTGIKKIED, encoded by the coding sequence ATGATACAGGTAGGCAGATTTAACCGCCTCAGTGTAAAGAAAACCGCGGATTTTGGCCTCTACCTGGACGGGTTTGGCGAAGTGGAAATATTACTCCCGAAACGCTTTGTTCCCGAGGGATTAAAGGTGGGAGATCCCGTAGATGTATTCATTTACCACGATTCAGAGAATCGCCTCATTGCCACTACCCAAAAGCCTTACGGCGTGGTAGGGGATATTGTAAGACTGAAGGCGGTAGCCGCCACAAAGCAGGGGGCTTTCCTGGACTGGGGCCTGATGAAGGACCTGTTTGTCCCGCTTTCCCAGCAGGTGAGCAAGATGGTGGCCGGCGGGGAATACCTGGTGCGCATTTACATTGACGAGCAGACCGGCCGCGTGGCGGCTACGGAGAAGCTGTTTCCCGCATTGAGCAATGATAACCTCACGGTGCAGGAAAAAGACGAGGTGGACCTGCAGGTGTACCGCCGCTCGGAACTGGGCTACGTGGTGATCATCAACAATGTGCACAGTGGCCTGTTACATTACAGCGATGTATTCCGGGAGCTGGAGCCGGGCGATAAGCTGAAAGGCTTTATCAAAGCCATTAAGGAAGGCAATAAAATAGACGTGGGCGTGGGCAAGGCCGGATATGCCAAGGTGGAAGATGAGAGCAGCCATATTATGGCGCTGCTGGACGAGCACAACGGCTACCTGCCTTATAATGATAAGAGCGACCCGGAGGCGATCCGCGACTTCTTTGGGATGAGTAAAAAGACCTTTAAGATGACCACAGGCGCCCTCTACAAACAGCAGAAAATAGAATTTACCCAGACCGGGATCAAAAAAATTGAAGACTAA
- the gndA gene encoding NADP-dependent phosphogluconate dehydrogenase codes for MANRLFDFGMIGLGVMGRNLLLNMADHGFPVLGFDRDAAKTQALETSATAGTTVKGTGSLEELVQGLARPRRIMMLVPAGKPVDDVIDSLMPLLDEGDVIIDGGNSHYTDTLRRVKYVKSKGFHFMGMGVSGGEKGARFGPSIMPGGDVQAYNNVKPMLEAVSAKVNGSPCVDYMGHDAAGHYVKMVHNGIEYGIMQLISESYSLLQHAGLTNAQLHDVFAKWDDGDMHSFLIEITRDIFLKKDDKTGKDLVDLISDKAGSKGTGKWTSQDALDLPVPITVIDTAVALRNISSFKEDRVEIAKIYPGVEKINVAQEAMVEQVHDALYFATLISYIQGLAMLQSASAALNMEIPLQNVVRIWRGGCIIRSGLLETFYQVYVKNPNLSNLLLDETIAGLIKSKLANTRTIVAEAAKAGIPVAAIASALSYFDAYRTERLPTNLVQAQRDYFGAHTYQRIDMEGTFHTEWQ; via the coding sequence ATGGCAAACAGACTATTTGATTTTGGCATGATCGGGCTGGGAGTGATGGGACGGAACTTGCTGCTGAACATGGCCGATCATGGATTCCCCGTGTTGGGATTCGACCGAGATGCGGCTAAGACCCAGGCGCTCGAAACCTCCGCCACGGCTGGCACTACGGTGAAGGGAACAGGTTCGCTGGAAGAACTGGTGCAGGGCCTCGCACGTCCGCGCCGCATTATGATGCTGGTACCTGCCGGTAAGCCGGTAGACGATGTGATCGACTCCCTCATGCCCCTGCTGGATGAAGGGGATGTGATCATTGACGGGGGTAACTCACACTACACAGATACCCTGCGCCGTGTGAAATATGTTAAGTCCAAAGGATTTCACTTCATGGGTATGGGTGTATCCGGCGGCGAAAAGGGCGCCCGTTTTGGCCCCAGCATTATGCCTGGTGGCGACGTGCAAGCCTACAACAACGTAAAACCCATGCTGGAAGCCGTTTCTGCCAAAGTGAACGGTAGCCCCTGCGTAGATTATATGGGCCATGATGCAGCCGGTCACTATGTGAAAATGGTGCACAACGGTATTGAATACGGCATCATGCAGCTCATCAGCGAAAGCTATTCCCTGCTGCAACACGCAGGCCTCACCAACGCCCAGCTGCACGACGTGTTTGCAAAATGGGACGATGGCGACATGCACTCTTTCCTGATCGAGATCACCCGCGATATTTTCCTGAAAAAAGATGATAAGACCGGCAAAGACCTGGTAGACCTGATCTCAGATAAGGCGGGCTCCAAAGGCACCGGTAAATGGACCTCCCAGGACGCCCTGGACCTGCCCGTGCCCATCACGGTGATAGATACAGCGGTGGCCCTGCGCAACATCTCTTCTTTCAAGGAAGACCGCGTAGAGATCGCGAAGATCTACCCCGGTGTGGAAAAGATCAACGTTGCCCAGGAAGCTATGGTGGAGCAGGTACATGACGCCCTGTACTTTGCTACCCTGATCAGCTACATCCAGGGCCTGGCCATGCTGCAATCCGCATCTGCTGCCCTGAATATGGAAATTCCCCTGCAGAACGTGGTACGCATCTGGAGAGGTGGTTGTATCATCCGTTCCGGCCTGCTGGAAACCTTCTACCAGGTGTACGTGAAAAACCCCAACCTGAGCAACCTGCTGCTGGATGAAACTATTGCAGGCCTGATCAAATCCAAACTGGCCAATACCCGCACCATCGTGGCAGAAGCCGCGAAAGCCGGTATCCCCGTAGCCGCTATTGCATCCGCCCTGAGCTACTTCGATGCTTACCGCACCGAACGCCTGCCCACTAACCTGGTGCAAGCCCAGCGCGATTACTTTGGCGCACACACTTACCAGCGCATTGATATGGAAGGCACTTTCCACACAGAATGGCAATAA
- the zwf gene encoding glucose-6-phosphate dehydrogenase, translated as MEQHKRPASTVLFIFGGSGDLNLRKLTPALYNLFLDQWMPEKFQIAGLGRSPYNDETFHERLLDGISKFSRRKDVDKAKFDEFISHVQYLTLDAEQEADFQKITNLVKAKGAEWGEEPNVVFYLAVAPQLVPDIATKLGKLTLTKEKSNTRIVVEKPFGHDLKSAHELNALLASMFTEEQIYRIDHYLGKETVQNILALRFANAMFEPVWNRTYIESVQITAAETVGLEGRAGYYDQSGALRDMVQNHILQLLCMVAMEAPVSFDANEVRNKKVDVLNAIRPITKETVDQVAVRGQYGPGVIKGKDVVGYRQEKGVAENSTTNTFAAVKFYIDNWRWQGVPFYVRTGKYLKQKSTNIVITFREAPRFAFPPESTRSWRSNQLTISIQPEMDIRIRFQSKRPGQTMTLDPVSMTFNYDEAYGRDDAPEAYETLLLDVMEGDATLFMRADQVEAAWKVVMPIQEHWEQTTPDFPNYAPDTWGPEAADKLITSDGHAWTNLTTAKG; from the coding sequence ATGGAACAACACAAACGTCCTGCTTCCACCGTACTCTTTATCTTCGGTGGCAGTGGAGACCTGAACCTCCGGAAACTTACACCTGCCTTATACAATCTTTTCCTGGACCAGTGGATGCCGGAAAAATTCCAGATCGCAGGCCTGGGCCGGAGCCCGTATAACGATGAAACCTTCCACGAACGCCTGCTGGACGGTATCAGCAAGTTTTCCCGCCGCAAAGATGTGGATAAGGCTAAATTCGATGAATTTATCAGCCACGTACAATACCTCACCCTCGATGCTGAACAGGAAGCCGACTTCCAGAAAATTACCAACCTGGTAAAGGCAAAGGGTGCAGAATGGGGAGAAGAGCCCAATGTGGTATTTTACCTGGCCGTGGCGCCCCAGCTGGTGCCGGACATCGCCACCAAACTGGGTAAGCTCACCCTCACCAAGGAAAAATCCAATACCCGCATCGTAGTAGAAAAACCCTTTGGGCACGACCTGAAAAGCGCGCATGAACTGAATGCGCTGCTGGCCAGCATGTTTACCGAAGAGCAGATCTACCGCATAGACCACTACCTGGGTAAGGAAACCGTGCAGAACATCCTGGCGCTGCGCTTTGCCAATGCCATGTTTGAACCGGTTTGGAACCGCACCTACATTGAAAGCGTGCAGATCACCGCGGCAGAAACCGTGGGCCTGGAAGGACGCGCCGGTTACTACGACCAGAGCGGCGCCCTGCGCGACATGGTACAGAACCACATCCTGCAGCTGCTTTGCATGGTGGCTATGGAAGCCCCGGTATCGTTTGATGCCAATGAAGTAAGAAACAAAAAGGTAGATGTGCTCAATGCCATCCGCCCCATCACCAAGGAAACCGTAGACCAGGTGGCCGTGCGCGGCCAGTATGGCCCCGGCGTGATCAAGGGCAAGGACGTAGTAGGCTACCGCCAGGAAAAAGGCGTGGCCGAAAATTCCACGACCAACACCTTTGCCGCGGTGAAATTCTATATTGACAACTGGCGCTGGCAGGGGGTTCCCTTCTACGTGCGCACCGGCAAATACCTGAAACAGAAGTCTACCAATATCGTGATCACCTTCCGCGAGGCACCGCGCTTTGCCTTTCCCCCGGAAAGCACCCGCTCCTGGCGTTCTAACCAACTGACCATCAGCATTCAGCCGGAAATGGATATCCGTATCCGCTTCCAGAGCAAACGCCCCGGTCAGACCATGACGCTGGACCCGGTAAGCATGACCTTCAACTACGATGAAGCCTACGGCCGCGACGATGCGCCTGAAGCATACGAAACCCTGCTGCTGGACGTCATGGAAGGCGATGCCACCCTGTTTATGCGTGCAGACCAGGTAGAAGCTGCATGGAAAGTGGTAATGCCCATCCAGGAACACTGGGAGCAAACCACCCCGGACTTCCCGAACTATGCGCCGGACACCTGGGGCCCCGAGGCTGCAGACAAGCTGATCACCAGCGATGGCCATGCCTGGACCAACCTGACAACCGCCAAGGGATAA
- the pgl gene encoding 6-phosphogluconolactonase: MELHIAKDPAQLSENLAAWISNYILEVLQDQPRFSFVLSGGSTPKALYLLLAKAPYNTIIPWERIDFFWGDERAVPFEDSRNNALMAYNTLLDHVPVKPEQIFVMKTDIDPVESAAQYEKQLEHYFRGQSRTFDLVLLGMGDDGHTLSLFPGTEVVHEQNKWVTAFWLPAQDMYRITLTAPVVNKAACIVFMATGDAKALTLKNVIEGEFNPDVYPSQQIRPKGGELHWFVDEAAASAMD, encoded by the coding sequence ATGGAATTACATATCGCAAAAGATCCGGCCCAACTGAGTGAAAACCTGGCCGCATGGATCAGTAACTACATCCTGGAAGTGCTGCAGGACCAGCCCCGTTTTTCTTTCGTGCTCTCCGGTGGCAGCACGCCCAAGGCCCTGTACCTGCTGCTGGCCAAGGCGCCCTACAACACGATCATCCCCTGGGAAAGAATTGACTTCTTCTGGGGCGACGAGCGTGCCGTGCCTTTTGAAGACAGCCGTAACAACGCGCTGATGGCCTACAACACCCTGCTGGACCATGTGCCCGTAAAACCGGAACAGATCTTTGTAATGAAAACCGACATTGATCCCGTGGAAAGTGCCGCCCAGTATGAGAAACAACTGGAGCATTATTTCCGCGGCCAGTCCAGGACCTTTGACCTGGTGCTGCTGGGCATGGGCGATGACGGGCACACCCTGTCCCTGTTCCCCGGCACGGAAGTAGTGCATGAGCAGAACAAATGGGTCACTGCCTTCTGGCTGCCCGCGCAGGATATGTACCGCATTACCCTCACCGCTCCCGTGGTGAACAAGGCGGCCTGTATTGTGTTCATGGCCACCGGCGACGCCAAGGCCCTCACGCTGAAGAACGTGATTGAAGGCGAGTTCAACCCGGACGTTTATCCCTCCCAGCAGATCCGTCCCAAAGGCGGGGAACTGCACTGGTTTGTGGATGAAGCCGCGGCTTCCGCCATGGATTAA
- a CDS encoding N-acetylmuramoyl-L-alanine amidase translates to MKSVLYIITGICLLAACARNPYRASNRSYQQQVKALARTLRATPAPIPADSVPAADSWVGTVNFNLRKPNFVIIHHTAQNACDKTLQTFTTVASQVSAHYVICKDGTIHHMLNDYLRAWHAGAAKWGNVSDVNSCSIGIELDNNGAEPFTAPQLHGLLVLLDTLKHKYNIPTSNFIGHGDIAPGRKVDPSAYFPWDRLAAKGFGQWYGDTSRVTIPQNFNTLQALRLIGYDVKDSTTALLAFKRHFIPQDSTRTLDSAGMKILVDVSGRY, encoded by the coding sequence ATGAAAAGCGTCTTGTACATCATCACCGGCATATGCCTGCTGGCCGCCTGCGCCCGCAACCCTTACCGCGCCAGCAATAGATCGTATCAGCAACAGGTGAAGGCCCTGGCCAGAACGCTGCGCGCCACACCCGCTCCGATCCCGGCAGACTCCGTGCCGGCGGCCGATTCCTGGGTGGGCACCGTGAATTTTAACCTGCGTAAGCCCAACTTCGTGATCATTCACCACACGGCGCAAAATGCCTGTGATAAAACGTTGCAAACCTTTACCACCGTGGCTTCCCAGGTAAGCGCCCATTACGTGATCTGTAAAGATGGTACTATCCATCATATGCTCAATGACTACCTGCGCGCCTGGCACGCCGGCGCTGCCAAGTGGGGCAACGTGAGCGATGTAAACTCCTGCTCCATTGGCATAGAGCTGGACAACAACGGGGCGGAGCCCTTTACCGCACCCCAGCTCCATGGCCTGCTGGTGCTGCTGGACACGCTGAAACACAAATACAACATCCCTACCAGTAACTTTATCGGGCACGGTGATATAGCCCCCGGCCGCAAGGTGGACCCCAGTGCCTACTTTCCGTGGGACCGCCTGGCCGCAAAGGGTTTTGGCCAGTGGTATGGCGATACCAGCCGCGTGACCATCCCGCAAAATTTCAATACGCTGCAGGCCCTGCGCCTGATAGGATATGATGTGAAAGACAGCACCACCGCGCTGCTGGCCTTTAAGCGCCATTTTATACCCCAGGACAGTACACGCACACTGGACAGTGCCGGCATGAAGATCCTGGTGGATGTTTCGGGGCGTTATTGA